From the Pseudoalteromonas tunicata genome, one window contains:
- a CDS encoding glutathione peroxidase: protein MVPFYQFEAISLQGKPISFEEYQGKVVLVVNTASQCKLTPQFKALEALYQKYQSQGLVILGFPCNQFRQQEPGNAEDITQVCSLNYGVTFAMFDKIAVNGKHSSPIFQYLKQQLPGIFGSIIKWNFTKFLIGRDGQPIKRYAPITNPANIEQAIINALKN from the coding sequence ATGGTTCCGTTTTATCAATTTGAAGCAATCAGTTTACAAGGAAAACCAATCTCATTTGAGGAGTATCAAGGTAAAGTTGTTTTAGTGGTCAATACTGCAAGCCAATGCAAACTGACGCCACAATTTAAAGCACTTGAAGCGCTATATCAGAAGTATCAATCTCAAGGATTAGTGATCTTAGGATTTCCATGTAACCAATTTCGCCAACAGGAACCTGGTAATGCCGAAGACATCACACAAGTGTGTTCACTAAATTACGGCGTCACCTTTGCAATGTTCGATAAAATCGCAGTTAATGGTAAGCACAGCTCACCCATCTTCCAGTATTTAAAACAACAATTACCCGGAATATTTGGCTCAATCATAAAGTGGAATTTTACTAAGTTTTTGATAGGAAGGGATGGGCAACCCATAAAACGCTATGCACCAATAACAAATCCAGCAAATATTGAACAAGCAATCATAAATGCTTTAAAAAACTAG
- a CDS encoding sensor histidine kinase, whose translation MSLNPTTSLYHSSRLTHKLLLAFFVIFLFTSLIAWLYFDSSERYSKHAKQSDLTHEVLTHYSEIAKLSLEKLIAMGEIVRTGQVQTPQLREENEHQLRAALFNVRDNLLKKLTVSNQVDANQELAVLDSINQKVEQIITTNNEIKLLVAQNKLPEANQLFNLLQKQGVDTEFNQLIGNAVSQEQAQAQEIRNNVNTLYHWSNRVLAAALGAMSLFTLMTFWYFWRRINSATKQLHAATSQYSDGNLAHRIAPLSDFEFQYLGTALNGMAAQLAAQQAELNEAKRSLEEKVAQRTEALERSNQKLAQVDHQRRQFLADISHELRTPLTIIRGESEVLLRSQSAQATDYKEVLQRVVDEVQHTTALIEDLMLVARSSAGQLKLSYHQFDLKNLLSEMQQIYQRKARDQQKTIILNLPQQDAFIDADERRLRQVMMILLENALAYSPSQTQTEIQLIIREELIVIKVVDQGMGIPENEQQQVFERFYRGNRGQTPGSGLGLPVAKAIIDGHGGHITLQPNVSGLGCTATVLLPILGIETT comes from the coding sequence ATGAGCTTGAACCCAACAACCTCTCTTTATCATAGTAGTCGCCTCACCCATAAGCTGTTATTGGCTTTTTTTGTGATCTTCCTATTTACCAGTTTAATAGCTTGGCTATATTTCGACAGTTCAGAACGTTATAGCAAACACGCCAAACAATCTGATCTCACTCACGAAGTACTTACTCATTATTCAGAAATAGCCAAACTCAGCCTTGAGAAGCTCATTGCCATGGGTGAAATTGTGCGCACCGGCCAAGTACAAACGCCACAATTGCGTGAAGAAAATGAACACCAACTGCGCGCAGCACTCTTTAATGTACGCGACAACCTACTTAAAAAGCTCACGGTCAGCAATCAAGTTGATGCAAATCAGGAGCTGGCTGTACTCGATAGCATTAATCAAAAAGTAGAGCAAATCATCACCACTAATAACGAAATAAAATTATTAGTGGCGCAAAATAAACTTCCCGAAGCTAACCAGTTATTTAACTTATTACAAAAACAAGGTGTTGATACCGAGTTTAATCAATTAATTGGTAATGCAGTGAGTCAGGAACAAGCACAAGCACAAGAAATTCGTAACAATGTCAATACGCTATATCACTGGAGTAATCGCGTCCTTGCAGCCGCATTAGGTGCTATGAGCTTATTTACACTCATGACATTTTGGTATTTTTGGCGTCGAATTAATTCAGCCACCAAACAACTACATGCAGCAACCAGTCAATACAGTGATGGGAATTTAGCGCACCGCATTGCGCCACTGAGTGACTTTGAGTTTCAATACCTAGGCACTGCACTGAACGGCATGGCGGCACAATTAGCAGCACAACAAGCCGAACTCAACGAAGCAAAACGCTCTTTAGAAGAAAAAGTAGCACAGCGCACCGAAGCGCTCGAACGTTCAAACCAAAAATTAGCGCAAGTTGACCATCAACGTCGTCAGTTTTTGGCCGATATTAGCCATGAATTACGCACACCGTTGACGATTATTCGCGGCGAATCAGAAGTATTACTTCGCAGCCAATCCGCACAAGCAACCGATTATAAAGAAGTACTACAACGTGTAGTTGACGAAGTTCAGCACACCACCGCGCTAATTGAAGACTTAATGCTGGTTGCCCGCTCAAGCGCAGGTCAATTAAAACTGAGTTATCACCAATTCGATTTAAAAAATTTACTCAGCGAAATGCAGCAAATCTATCAACGTAAAGCCCGAGATCAACAAAAAACAATTATTTTGAACTTACCCCAGCAAGATGCATTTATTGATGCAGATGAGCGCCGTTTACGCCAGGTGATGATGATTTTGCTTGAAAATGCACTCGCCTACTCTCCAAGCCAAACACAGACCGAAATTCAGTTAATTATACGTGAAGAGCTAATTGTTATTAAAGTTGTGGATCAAGGTATGGGGATCCCAGAAAACGAACAACAGCAGGTATTTGAACGTTTTTATCGTGGTAATCGTGGTCAAACACCTGGTTCAGGGTTAGGATTACCTGTAGCAAAAGCGATTATTGATGGCCATGGCGGCCACATTACATTACAGCCCAACGTTTCTGGTTTAGGCTGTACAGCAACCGTATTACTGCCCATTTTAGGTATCGAGACAACATGA
- a CDS encoding diacylglycerol/lipid kinase family protein: MLQNIAQSIFKLRNLINVQPFSFLIVTNPFQNALKRRLMAWLVNELANKNIRYQLYYTSTSFSENSRFFEQNLHLHQQVVVLGGDGTLHLVVNCMAHQLKPIALLPCGTGNDFARSLGFTMTQFKDAIFSSHQLQVDLGKVGERYFINVAGIGFDGQVVAHSIGKQKIGSWAKLAYLVLTLKHLFCYQAEPIALKHGGEPYHYQHFMTLFANGRYFGGGMKVAPKANIADGELECVMIRDCSLLTKLVQLIRMTFAMPLSPKVVKQMAIKEMSVLSVGLPIEADGEYIGLTPTIIKLVPNAILIKAP, from the coding sequence ATGCTGCAAAATATTGCTCAATCAATTTTTAAGTTAAGAAATCTAATCAACGTGCAGCCTTTTTCTTTTTTAATTGTCACCAATCCATTTCAGAACGCACTTAAGCGGCGCTTAATGGCTTGGTTAGTAAATGAACTCGCTAATAAAAATATTCGTTATCAGCTTTACTATACGTCGACCAGTTTTAGTGAGAACAGTCGTTTTTTTGAGCAAAACTTGCATCTTCATCAACAAGTTGTGGTGTTAGGTGGAGATGGTACGCTGCATTTGGTGGTTAACTGTATGGCGCATCAGCTCAAGCCTATTGCATTATTACCTTGTGGGACGGGTAATGATTTTGCTCGCTCCTTGGGGTTCACTATGACGCAATTTAAAGATGCAATATTTTCTTCTCATCAGTTGCAGGTGGATCTCGGAAAGGTCGGCGAGCGTTATTTTATTAATGTGGCAGGGATAGGTTTTGATGGTCAAGTGGTTGCACATTCTATAGGGAAGCAAAAAATAGGCTCATGGGCAAAATTGGCTTATTTAGTTTTGACATTAAAACACTTATTTTGTTATCAGGCTGAGCCAATCGCGCTGAAGCATGGAGGGGAGCCTTACCATTATCAACATTTTATGACTTTATTTGCGAATGGCCGTTATTTTGGTGGTGGAATGAAGGTGGCGCCAAAAGCCAATATTGCTGACGGTGAGCTGGAGTGTGTAATGATCAGGGATTGCTCGCTTCTGACTAAGTTGGTGCAATTGATTCGAATGACGTTTGCGATGCCATTAAGCCCTAAAGTGGTTAAACAAATGGCTATAAAAGAAATGAGTGTGCTCAGCGTAGGTTTACCGATTGAAGCAGATGGCGAATATATTGGGTTGACGCCAACTATAATTAAACTAGTACCAAATGCAATTTTAATAAAAGCACCATGA
- a CDS encoding response regulator transcription factor has translation MRILLVEDDDRVASFLERGLRAEGYFIVRACDGKEGLELAQEGDFQLILLDIMLPSLNGLEVCQALRIKKNLVPIIMLTAMDESQDIIKGLRLGADDYVTKPFAYDELLARIEAVTRRTPNEIKNTNILEFGPLCFDRSSYIVSLDNEEISLTVKEMAILELLMTNTGKYLSRERILSNVWGMEMDPMTNVVDVYIGKLRKKLTIESKGESMIETKRGIGYRLNLVE, from the coding sequence ATGAGAATATTATTAGTTGAAGATGACGACCGCGTTGCCAGTTTTTTAGAGCGCGGCTTACGAGCCGAAGGTTATTTTATCGTACGCGCTTGTGATGGCAAAGAAGGTTTAGAGCTCGCTCAAGAAGGTGATTTCCAATTAATTTTATTAGATATTATGCTGCCGAGCTTAAATGGCCTTGAAGTATGCCAAGCGTTACGAATTAAAAAGAATTTAGTGCCTATCATCATGCTCACTGCAATGGACGAATCACAAGACATCATCAAAGGCTTACGTTTAGGTGCTGACGATTACGTTACAAAACCATTTGCCTACGATGAGTTACTAGCTCGCATCGAAGCCGTTACACGTCGCACACCAAATGAAATCAAAAATACTAATATTCTTGAATTTGGCCCACTGTGTTTTGATCGCAGCAGTTATATTGTCAGCCTTGATAATGAAGAAATATCTCTGACAGTAAAAGAGATGGCCATTCTTGAATTGCTAATGACCAATACCGGAAAATACCTAAGTCGCGAACGCATTTTAAGTAATGTTTGGGGCATGGAAATGGATCCAATGACCAACGTCGTTGATGTGTACATTGGCAAACTCCGTAAAAAACTCACCATTGAAAGCAAAGGTGAGAGCATGATTGAAACTAAACGTGGAATTGGCTATCGACTCAATTTAGTTGAATAA
- a CDS encoding PA3496 family putative envelope integrity protein codes for MGKTYSYDDFDDSLESDDSFEPGAKAQNDNQKRKVKRKIEDYLEQKRLRKNIGDDDFDSYLED; via the coding sequence GTGGGTAAGACGTATTCATATGACGATTTCGATGATTCTTTAGAAAGTGATGATAGTTTTGAGCCAGGTGCAAAGGCGCAAAATGATAATCAAAAAAGAAAAGTGAAACGTAAAATTGAAGATTACTTAGAGCAAAAACGTTTGCGTAAAAATATCGGAGATGATGACTTCGACAGTTACTTAGAAGACTAA
- the plsB gene encoding glycerol-3-phosphate 1-O-acyltransferase PlsB, with translation MGVVKFLVNGLAQLANKLFVKTKLLPDDPIKQFNLDVKAPTFYISRLNSAADLASLTTICKQLGLPNPNGTERLLADINVERYLCLQNTTPLFGDVAKQTNALKQGEVLFQALQQNPSLNIQIIPVSILWGRNPGKEKAGLGTLLSHSLTPSWLRKIFVVLLSGRGNLIRFSQPLDLAPLLSRKTKRQDLPHALLRVARFHFKRQKLAATGPKLPSRDHLFQSLLAAPHVKQAISDEAKAKNISEIEAKKIAQQLLGEIAANYNDAMISIGDRILTWLWTKLYNGIEVNYTDKIHELAHKGHEIIYVPCHRSHMDYLLLTYVIYHQGLVPPHIAAGVNLNFWPAGPIFRRSGAFFIRRTFQGNKLYSTIFREYLSQLFIKGYSIKFYTEGGRSRTGRLLPPKTGMLAMTLQAMLRDIERPVSVVPVYIGYEHVMEVNTYLKELAGSVKAKESMFGIIKTIKNLKNYGHGYVNFGEPINLNQYLNQHQPDWRANIDSNQVQKPQWLNSQVAAISNQIMTHINSAAALNSVNLLAIILLQTEQKALSQSQTICQLNFYLQLFKDAKYSDTISMPNKTAQELLNHALTLGKFELVDDIVAINDKEVILLNYYRNNIIHLFAVPSLLALHIIRARTTNVVDCIEKVKTLYPLFAAEWFMSPLDEQYITSVVTAFAEQGLISLDANNNISISQSSSSYFMLDLLGRVLDCTLQRYAVVIGLLTEQSRMDKSDLESSSHLLAARLSKLHGINTPEFYDQKVLTGLIAGLKDLNLVELNEQNQLISTEQLQHTSAVIKSLLKPPVLLSIQNQLSGHH, from the coding sequence ATGGGCGTTGTGAAATTTTTAGTAAATGGATTAGCACAGCTAGCAAATAAGCTATTTGTTAAAACCAAATTATTACCCGATGATCCGATAAAACAGTTTAACCTTGATGTTAAAGCCCCTACCTTTTATATAAGCAGACTAAATTCAGCTGCTGATTTAGCATCATTAACCACTATTTGTAAACAGCTTGGCTTACCTAACCCTAATGGTACTGAACGACTTTTAGCTGACATTAATGTCGAACGTTATCTTTGCTTACAAAATACAACTCCTTTATTTGGTGATGTTGCTAAACAGACGAACGCATTAAAACAAGGTGAGGTGTTATTTCAAGCATTACAACAAAATCCTAGCTTGAATATTCAAATAATCCCCGTAAGTATTTTATGGGGTCGCAATCCTGGTAAAGAAAAAGCAGGCTTAGGCACATTACTTTCCCACTCACTTACTCCTAGCTGGCTTAGAAAAATATTTGTCGTATTGCTTTCTGGCCGTGGTAATTTGATTCGCTTTAGTCAACCACTCGATTTAGCACCTCTACTTAGCAGAAAAACGAAACGACAAGATTTACCCCACGCTTTGCTGCGAGTCGCACGCTTTCATTTTAAGCGCCAAAAGTTAGCAGCTACCGGACCAAAACTACCATCACGCGATCATTTATTTCAAAGTCTGCTTGCTGCGCCACATGTAAAACAAGCGATTAGTGATGAAGCGAAAGCAAAAAATATCAGTGAAATAGAAGCTAAAAAAATAGCGCAGCAATTATTAGGTGAAATTGCTGCTAATTATAATGATGCCATGATAAGCATTGGGGATCGTATTTTAACTTGGCTTTGGACTAAGCTTTATAATGGTATTGAGGTCAATTACACCGATAAAATTCACGAGCTTGCTCATAAAGGACACGAGATTATTTATGTACCCTGCCATCGTAGCCATATGGATTATTTATTACTAACTTATGTTATTTACCATCAAGGTTTGGTTCCTCCACATATTGCAGCAGGTGTTAATTTAAACTTTTGGCCAGCAGGACCTATTTTCCGTCGTTCTGGTGCTTTTTTTATTCGCCGAACGTTTCAAGGCAATAAACTCTACTCAACCATTTTTAGAGAGTACCTTTCACAACTTTTCATCAAAGGTTATTCCATTAAATTTTATACCGAAGGTGGCAGAAGCAGAACCGGTCGACTTTTACCACCAAAAACCGGGATGTTAGCCATGACCTTGCAAGCGATGTTGCGGGATATTGAAAGGCCAGTTTCTGTCGTCCCTGTTTATATTGGTTATGAACATGTTATGGAAGTAAATACCTATCTAAAAGAGTTAGCTGGCAGCGTAAAAGCAAAAGAGTCGATGTTTGGCATTATTAAAACCATTAAGAATTTAAAAAACTATGGTCATGGATATGTTAATTTTGGTGAGCCAATAAATCTCAATCAATACCTTAACCAGCATCAACCAGATTGGCGGGCAAACATTGATTCTAATCAAGTGCAAAAACCACAATGGCTCAATAGCCAAGTTGCAGCTATATCAAACCAAATAATGACCCACATTAACTCAGCTGCAGCGCTCAACAGTGTTAACCTGCTTGCCATTATTTTATTGCAGACTGAGCAAAAAGCACTGTCACAAAGCCAAACAATTTGCCAACTGAATTTTTATTTGCAACTGTTTAAAGATGCCAAGTACAGCGATACAATTTCGATGCCAAATAAAACGGCGCAAGAACTACTTAACCATGCTTTAACACTGGGGAAATTCGAATTAGTTGATGATATTGTTGCGATAAATGACAAAGAAGTCATTTTGCTGAATTACTATCGTAATAACATCATTCACTTATTTGCCGTACCAAGCTTACTAGCACTACACATTATTAGAGCTCGCACCACCAATGTTGTAGATTGCATCGAGAAAGTAAAAACCCTATATCCTTTATTTGCTGCTGAGTGGTTTATGAGCCCCCTTGATGAACAATACATCACATCGGTCGTAACAGCTTTTGCTGAGCAAGGTTTAATTAGCTTGGATGCCAACAATAACATTAGCATCAGCCAATCGAGTAGTAGTTACTTTATGCTCGACTTGTTAGGTCGAGTTTTAGATTGCACATTACAACGCTATGCCGTGGTAATTGGATTACTGACAGAGCAATCCCGAATGGATAAAAGCGACTTAGAATCATCAAGTCATTTATTAGCTGCCCGCCTAAGTAAACTCCACGGCATAAATACGCCAGAGTTTTACGATCAAAAAGTATTAACCGGTTTAATTGCTGGTTTAAAAGATTTAAATCTTGTTGAGCTTAATGAGCAAAACCAGTTAATCAGCACAGAGCAACTACAACATACTTCAGCTGTAATTAAGTCTTTGTTAAAGCCACCAGTACTTCTTTCAATTCAAAATCAACTATCGGGCCACCATTAA
- a CDS encoding carbonic anhydrase family protein produces MSLNKLVLAASLGLGLSLLPITSFASVPAQTAVSQSAITPDQALQMLIDGNKRFVDGKMVERDLTKQVAATGAGQYPYATIIGCIDSRVPHELVFDAGIGDIFSARIAGNFVNTDILGSVEFATAVAGSKLIVVLGHTSCGAVKGACDNVELGNLTHTLSNIAPAIYATTDIPGVRNSKNKEFVQAVADKNVELTVQNILDRSPVIADLVKQGKVKVVGAMHDVATGQVTFTK; encoded by the coding sequence ATGTCTTTGAATAAACTTGTTTTAGCAGCAAGCTTAGGTTTGGGCTTAAGCCTTTTACCTATTACTAGCTTTGCATCTGTGCCTGCACAAACAGCGGTATCACAAAGCGCAATCACTCCAGACCAAGCCTTACAAATGTTAATTGATGGCAACAAGCGTTTTGTTGACGGTAAAATGGTAGAGCGTGATTTAACAAAACAAGTTGCAGCGACTGGTGCAGGTCAATATCCGTATGCAACAATTATTGGTTGCATTGATTCTCGTGTACCACACGAATTAGTATTTGATGCTGGTATTGGTGACATTTTCTCTGCACGTATCGCAGGAAACTTTGTTAATACTGATATTTTAGGAAGCGTTGAATTTGCTACTGCAGTTGCGGGTTCAAAACTAATCGTTGTTTTAGGTCATACCTCATGTGGCGCTGTAAAAGGCGCATGTGACAATGTTGAATTAGGTAACTTAACACATACATTAAGCAATATTGCTCCTGCAATTTATGCAACAACTGATATTCCAGGCGTTCGTAATTCTAAAAACAAAGAGTTTGTACAAGCCGTTGCTGATAAGAACGTTGAATTAACAGTACAAAATATCTTAGATCGCAGCCCAGTGATTGCAGATTTAGTGAAACAAGGTAAAGTTAAAGTGGTCGGCGCAATGCACGATGTTGCTACTGGCCAAGTTACTTTCACTAAATAA
- a CDS encoding DUF2884 family protein translates to MKSIILLSSVLLAAPAMAHSNNHKLSFSSDTCNVELQQTLRITPLTLEIENTQHQIMLIDEQGNLTLDGQNIAISNSQQKMLTEYASGLRSHMPQVAEIALEGVKIAGVAIDEISQAFGLKHMDGMTNLMDEVSVRINDGFYQNGTFVIDQAQFDAIGDNLGEEFDQKIDKAMEEAVMNSVGSLLISLGSELIGAGGNMDEFENRMEKMAEQIEQKVELQANELEKKADALCGSIEQLAQVEHQLQQSLPELKNYDLFVANHK, encoded by the coding sequence ATGAAATCAATTATTTTATTAAGTTCAGTTTTACTCGCGGCACCTGCTATGGCTCACTCAAACAATCATAAGCTCTCTTTTTCTTCTGATACATGTAATGTTGAGCTGCAACAAACACTTCGGATCACACCTCTGACTCTCGAAATAGAGAATACTCAACACCAAATCATGCTTATTGATGAGCAAGGTAATCTCACTTTAGATGGCCAAAACATCGCTATTTCAAATAGCCAACAAAAAATGCTAACCGAATATGCAAGTGGCTTACGATCACATATGCCTCAGGTGGCAGAAATAGCATTAGAAGGTGTCAAAATAGCAGGTGTAGCTATTGATGAAATCAGCCAAGCGTTTGGCCTAAAACATATGGACGGTATGACTAATTTAATGGATGAAGTGAGCGTTAGAATTAACGATGGTTTTTACCAAAATGGTACCTTCGTGATTGACCAAGCACAGTTTGATGCTATTGGGGATAACTTAGGTGAGGAGTTTGACCAAAAAATAGATAAAGCAATGGAAGAAGCCGTGATGAACTCAGTAGGCAGCCTGTTAATTTCCCTTGGTTCAGAATTAATTGGCGCCGGTGGCAATATGGATGAATTTGAAAACCGCATGGAAAAAATGGCTGAACAAATTGAGCAAAAAGTTGAGTTACAAGCAAATGAACTTGAGAAAAAAGCGGATGCATTATGTGGTTCAATTGAGCAATTAGCTCAAGTAGAACATCAATTACAACAAAGTTTACCTGAACTTAAAAATTACGATTTATTTGTTGCGAATCACAAATAA
- a CDS encoding PLP-dependent aminotransferase family protein: MSIIVDRHQTDFLYQQVAQLIRDMKQQGTLQAGQKLPSLRVMAANLAVSVPTIKQAYLELERQGLIEAKSKSGYFLKAMDLLAAKPKRRRMLNQPVAVQKQSLIEQVYDAIHRPGVVPFGIANPIAASPTVKALSRTMRRVMSMSGQSAINYGPMDGFAPLKKQLIYRYLDFGIGVNFDELIITNGAQEALAIALQCVAKPGDVIAIESPTYFGIIELIESLGLKALEIPICSEQGIWLDDLAKALEQHKIVAGVFSTSVNNPVGSFMPEANRAALVVLLESHEVVLIEDDVYGDLHFTEQRAKPAQYYSQKGLVITCSSFSKTAAPSYRIGWMIAGRFAKQALRLKRALSCSAPLLNQWTLSEFLASGDYDRNLVRLRQILRSNKERMIHQIQRHFPIETCISDPQGGCVIWIELPVGYDATRLFHEALEHNISITPGSIFSASDKYQRCLRMSYGLTWTLEIEQAIAQLGALLKTRR; encoded by the coding sequence ATGTCTATTATTGTCGATCGTCATCAAACGGATTTTTTATATCAACAAGTTGCGCAGCTCATTCGTGATATGAAACAGCAAGGTACGTTACAGGCAGGGCAAAAATTACCCTCATTACGTGTCATGGCTGCAAATTTAGCGGTGAGTGTACCAACTATAAAACAAGCCTATTTAGAGCTTGAACGCCAAGGTTTGATAGAAGCGAAATCTAAATCGGGCTATTTTTTAAAAGCGATGGATTTATTGGCTGCTAAACCAAAACGGCGCCGAATGTTGAATCAGCCTGTTGCAGTGCAAAAACAATCGTTAATAGAACAAGTATATGACGCTATTCATCGACCAGGTGTTGTGCCATTTGGTATTGCAAATCCAATCGCTGCAAGTCCTACAGTAAAAGCGCTTAGCCGAACAATGCGCCGAGTCATGAGTATGTCAGGCCAATCAGCAATTAATTACGGGCCAATGGATGGATTTGCACCGCTAAAAAAACAATTGATTTACCGTTATTTAGATTTTGGTATTGGCGTTAACTTTGATGAACTCATTATTACTAATGGTGCGCAAGAGGCTTTAGCGATTGCGTTGCAATGTGTAGCAAAGCCTGGGGATGTGATTGCAATCGAGTCGCCAACGTATTTTGGCATTATTGAGTTAATTGAAAGCTTAGGTTTAAAGGCGCTTGAGATTCCAATTTGTAGTGAGCAGGGGATTTGGTTAGACGATTTAGCCAAAGCCCTTGAGCAACATAAAATTGTGGCGGGCGTATTTTCAACATCGGTCAATAACCCCGTTGGGTCATTTATGCCCGAAGCCAATCGTGCCGCGTTAGTTGTATTATTAGAGTCTCATGAGGTGGTATTAATTGAGGATGATGTTTATGGCGACTTGCATTTTACTGAGCAAAGAGCAAAACCAGCTCAATATTATAGTCAAAAAGGGCTAGTTATTACCTGTTCGTCTTTTTCAAAAACAGCTGCACCCAGTTATCGCATTGGTTGGATGATAGCGGGTCGTTTTGCAAAGCAAGCACTCAGATTAAAGCGTGCTCTGAGTTGTTCGGCGCCGTTACTCAATCAATGGACATTATCAGAGTTTCTAGCAAGTGGGGACTACGATCGTAACTTAGTGCGCTTGCGCCAGATCTTACGATCAAATAAAGAGCGGATGATCCATCAGATCCAACGTCACTTTCCAATCGAGACTTGCATCAGTGATCCGCAAGGTGGTTGTGTAATCTGGATTGAACTACCAGTAGGTTATGATGCAACGCGTTTATTTCATGAGGCGTTAGAGCACAATATTAGTATTACTCCTGGGAGTATTTTTTCGGCTAGTGACAAATATCAACGCTGTTTACGTATGAGTTATGGCTTAACCTGGACACTTGAAATCGAGCAAGCAATCGCGCAATTAGGAGCTCTGCTCAAAACTCGCCGCTAG
- a CDS encoding DMT family transporter, translating to MKNIFLYLSTVLIWGSTWLAIEFQLGEVAVEISLLYRFTLAALLMWTFCLIKKMPMKYDAKQHLFFILLAFFNFGANYLILYWAQNYLTSAMTSIAFSMLLLMNIINTRIFFGKPIAGRIYLGAIMGVVGIIVLFWHDLSDLSLSNEAVIGLLLSLGGTLAASFGNMISVRNSNANIGVLQGNAWGMLYSSILLFIYSLLSKAEFTISTSTSYWASLIYLSVFGTVIAFACYFALLKNIGPERASYVIVLFPLVAVVLSTYFEGFIWDSNTIIGFTCVLLGNAIVLTPTAKLKMLFNLSPVKETLKAEPELVVPRSAQ from the coding sequence ATGAAGAATATATTTTTATATCTCAGTACTGTCCTTATTTGGGGCTCAACCTGGCTTGCTATTGAATTTCAATTAGGAGAGGTTGCCGTTGAAATATCTCTTTTATATCGATTCACCTTAGCAGCCTTACTCATGTGGACCTTTTGTCTAATCAAAAAGATGCCAATGAAATATGATGCAAAACAGCATCTCTTTTTTATATTGCTGGCGTTTTTTAACTTTGGCGCTAACTACTTAATTTTATATTGGGCGCAGAATTATTTAACCTCTGCCATGACATCTATCGCTTTTTCAATGCTGTTATTAATGAATATTATTAATACACGGATCTTTTTTGGTAAACCGATCGCAGGTCGCATCTATCTTGGCGCAATAATGGGGGTGGTTGGGATCATCGTCTTATTTTGGCACGATCTAAGCGATCTGAGCTTATCAAATGAAGCGGTTATCGGCTTATTACTCTCGCTTGGCGGTACTTTAGCTGCATCATTTGGCAACATGATCAGTGTACGTAATTCAAACGCAAACATTGGTGTATTACAAGGTAATGCATGGGGCATGCTATACAGTAGCATTTTATTGTTTATTTACAGTTTATTAAGCAAAGCAGAATTTACAATCTCAACCTCAACAAGCTACTGGGCTTCACTGATTTATTTATCCGTATTTGGCACAGTTATCGCTTTTGCTTGTTATTTTGCGTTACTTAAAAATATCGGCCCAGAAAGAGCGAGTTATGTCATTGTCCTTTTCCCGCTTGTGGCTGTGGTACTCAGTACTTATTTTGAAGGGTTCATTTGGGATTCCAACACTATTATTGGCTTTACTTGCGTATTGCTAGGTAATGCAATTGTATTAACACCGACAGCAAAACTTAAAATGCTGTTCAACTTATCCCCAGTCAAAGAAACGTTAAAGGCAGAACCTGAGCTTGTAGTGCCTCGCTCTGCCCAATAA